In the Desulfomonile tiedjei genome, TTCAGGGCACCCGAACGCACGACTCATTAAACTGTGGGCTGATCGCGTGTCGGAGTATCTTATGGCAAACAGCCAAATGTGAACCTGAGGCGGCAGAATTCCAGACGATTGCGGGTCCTTTCGTCTTTCTGCGTCAGCAATGAAGAAAAGCGACGGAATTGCTTATTGCGACACAAGGAAACGCTTCTTGGGCGGGCTGGTCTTTTCCACGCTCACTGCTGAAATAGCGGGCTCGCTGCTCCCTTCGACCGTGGTGAAGCCCACCTTTCCGGTCACTTTGACCCACGTCCCTGTTTTCATTTCACCGGTTTGCGGCCATTTCACAATAAGCCCGATGGGAGTTGCGTCGGCCGCGCAACATACCATGAGAAGCCGATAACAAAAAAAGGAATCCGAGGGAAGCTTCTTGTCTCTGTAAACCATCCCTATCACGGTCACGTCCGATCCTTCGAATGCGTCCGGATCGGAAACCACGTCCAGCATGGTCGGCTCGGACGGCTTAACGCGGGCCATGTCCGACTTCGGATTGTCGTCCGGCCCCTTTCGCTTTTGCACGACCCGGGTTGGTTCCGACGACTCCGGCCTTGTTACAACTGCCCGCGCGGTATACAACGAGCGCTTCTCAGCCGCCTCTACGCTCAGTTCCGAGGTAACCGCCAACGGAACGTACAGGACCGGAAGAGATAGAATGGCCGCCTGAATCACGCTTCTTCTGAAGCGATCTCGCCCGTGCTGATGAGGAGGATAGATCGCCAAAGACACCACAAATGCCGAATAGATGCCTATGGCGGTGTAAACAAGCCACCAATAGTCGCTGCGAAGAAACCGCCCCAACAGGGCGTCGTCCACCGGTCCGTACGCAAGCCAGCAAAAGGAGGTGATCCACGCGCCGAGAACAATCGCCTGGACAATCCCCTGCCCGTGAAGTCCTATGCGCTCATTTTGCGGCACCCGGCACTCCTCCGAACCCGTAATACAGCGCCATCATTGCTATGAGGACTGCGATTGCCGTTAATAACGAAAGCGCCAGCACAAAACGGCTTCTGAACATTGTCAGATTCGCGAGCATAAGTTTCAGATCGAGCATGGGACCGAGAACCATAAAAGCCATTTGGGCCGTCTCCGGAAAAATCCCTCTGAATCCAGCTGCTATGAATGCATCGGTTTCGCTGCAAAGATTGAGGGCTACAGCGAGGCCCATCATCGCCAGTATGGAAAGGAGCGGCGAGGCAAACAGTTCCCGGAAGGCTACCACGTCAATGGTGGCCCTTGCCAGGGCCGCTACGAAGGCCCCTATGATCAAATACTTCCCGATACTAAAGAAATCGTCTCGAGCATGCGTAACCGCACCCAGGATCTTGGAGAGAAAGCTTGACCGCGAACCTTCGTGAAAGGGCTCCACGCAGTGGCAGCATCCGTCCTCGCACGGGCCTTCCGCCGTGTTCAGAGCGACGCTTTGACCGCGGAATAGAGCGTTCAGAACAAGCGCCACGCTCACAGCTATGATGTATCCGCAAACCACTCGGGTGGTCACCATTCCCCAATTTCCCCGGTACGCCAGCCAGGTGGAAGCCGCAACTACGGGATTGACTATCGGCGCTGCCAGAAGAAAGCCTATGGCCGCAGGCAAGGGCACTCCCTTGTTGATCAAACGCCTCACTATGGGAACGATTGCACACTCGCAGATGGGAAAAACCACCCCTAGGCCCGCGGCTACAAAGACCGTGGAGGTAGCCCGTCCGGCCAGGGTTCGACGGACAAACTCCTCGGGGACGAATACCTCGATCAGACCGCCGATCAGGGCACCGACCATCATGAAGGGCATGGCTTCGAGTATTATGGCAACGAAGTTGATGGCCAGATCGCCAATCTCAGGCTCCCGCGTAACCATTCCTACCACGAGCATTGCCAGCGCGAACGTGAGAATCGCAACTTCTGCCATGATTGCAGTTGCTTCCGCCTTAAGAGAACCGGCACCTATATGGGCATGGGACGCGTGCTCCGGGAAGTGCTCCCGCGGATGCTGATGGCTTGTCAATTCGAGATTGCGGTGATTGTCTGGAATTGTATTATGGTATCGCGACTGCGGTGGCTCCACAGAGTAATTCTCCTACTTTTTTCCTCGGGAACGGATCATACCATTCGAGGCCTGCCGGGACAAGGTCCTCCGATCAGCGGAACTTTGTGGGAGCGCTGGTGTCATGTCTATTTATGTAATTTGGCAGATCCGGAATTTTGTGTAACATTATAACCGTTTGTAACATTTTGTGACACATCCTGCATCAGAGTTGAAGAATACCGAATTATTGACACACTAAATCTTACGTGAGAGCTTTATGAATTCTGCCATCAAAGTCTGCCCGAATAAAGGCTCTCGGAGTGCTATCTGCGGAATATGCCCCGCAGGGTGTTGGGTTAGAGTCAAGTTTGATGCCTCGGGACGAATGTGTGACGTGACTGAGGATTCCGGCTCGGAATTGGGCATGATCTGCAAGCTCGGAAGGAATTCGCCGGAGATCGTCTACTCCCCGGACCGGCTGCTCCATCCCCTGAAAAGGACCGGTTCCAAAGGGACTCATGAATTTGAGCGCATTTCGTGGGATGAGGCTTACGACATCATGGTGGATCGGCTGCAGTCGATAAAATCCGCTTACGGTCCGCAGGCCGCGGCAATATATACGGGCCGAGGCAGCTTTGAGCTTGCGGAATGCGATGTTTTCCAGCCTCAAGGCGTTGCGGTCTCCTCCGCTTCCAGTGTCCTTTTTCCGTTCGGCTCACCCAATACCCTTGGCGTAGGGGCGCTTTGCTACGTATCTTTTGCCATGATCGCGCCTCACCTTACCATGGGCGGCATGATGATCAGCATGTTCTCCGATCTGGAGAACTCGGAATTGATAGTCGTATGGGGAGCCAACCCCATAACGGATTCGCCGCCCCTGGATTTCTACCGCATTATGAAAGCTCGAGAGCGAGGCGCCGAGGTGGTGGTCATAGATCCGCGTCGCACGGGGACCGCCAAGCTTACCGAAGCGCAGTGGGTGCCGATCCGTCCCGGCACGGACGGAGCCCTGGCGCTTGGCATGTGTAACGTCCTCATCAGTGAAGAGCTACACGACGAATCCTTCGCCAGGAACTGGACACACGGGTTTGACGATTTCTCCAAATATGTGCAGCACTTCAGGCCGGAAGTAGTGGAAACAATCACCGGTGTCCCGGCAAAGACCGTTACGGAACTGGCTCGGCGCATCGCTTCGGCCCGAGGAGCTGCCCCTGTAATGTACAGCGGGTTGGAATACAACGACAGCGGGGTTCAAGGCATACGGGCCACAATGGTTCTGTGGGCCCTGGCAGGACAGTTGGACGTCCCTGGCGGCCGATGTTTCAGCATGACGCAGAATCAGTTTCCCATGAACCGCAAGGGCCATGTTCCTAACCCGGACGTTCGCAAAGCGCTTGGGAGGGACAGGTTTCCAGTTTACAGCGCCTACAGGGGGGAATCACATGCCATAGCGCTGCCGGACGCTGTATTGCACGGCAGGCCTTACCCGATCAAATCGCTCATCATCAACGGAGGCTCCATAATAACAGCCTGGCCTCAACCCGCGGTGTGGCGTGAGACCTTGGCCGCGCTGGACTTCCTGGTCTGCATAGACCGCTTCCTGACCGCGGACGCAGCCTATGCCGATTTGGTCCTCCCGGCCACAACATATTACGAAACAGAATCGTACATGACCTACGGCCCCATGTTCCGAATACGGGAGAAAGTGATCGAGCCTTTGGGGGAGTCGCTGCCGGGTTTTTTTATTATGGCGGAGTTGGCTCGCAGGCTGGGCTATGGACATCTGTACCCGCAAACGGAACAGGAACTACTCAGGCACGCGCTTGACGGCTCCGGCTTCACGCTCGACGAGGTTCGATCCGGTGGCGGCACCGTGCGGGCCCCCACAGTAATGATGCAATACAAGAAATGGGAAAAGGGACTCCTAAGAAGCGACGGTAAGCCGGGTTTTGAAACGCCTACGGGAAAATTCGAGATCGGATCTACGATTCTCGAAGAACACGGGTACGACCCGCTCCCGGTTTACACAGAACCTTCCGAAGGACCGCTGGCGCAGCCTGAACTGGCAAGGCGTTTCCCGCTGGTTTTCAATTCCGGCTCGCGTACGTCCACGGACTTTCGGTCGCAATTCCACGGCATCCTGGGACTGGCAAAGGAGCGCCCTGCACCACAGGTCACTCTGAACGCGGCAGACGCCCAGGCACGAGGCATTAGTAACGGCGATGTGGTGGAAGTGGTCTCGCCCCGCGGGACGGCGACCTTCACGGCGTACGTCACCGACGACATAGTGTCGGGCGCAATAGATGCGGACATGGGTGGCGGAGGTCCCCTGGGATCGGATGCATGGCAGGACTGCAATGTGAACGATCTTACGGACCTGGATCACTACGATCCGATATCGGGGTTCCCCGTTTACAAGGCATTGCTGTGCGATGTGATCAAAGTGGGGGACATGGAAAGCAGGCACGCTTTTGAGTCCTCCGAGGAGCCGGCTTCCTCTCTCATGTCAGCTGCCAAGCCCGAAACCGCGCATGTCCGCGTTTATTTGGACCACAACGCCACCACACCGATGGACCCGGAGGTCCTCGATGTTGTGATGCGTCACACTCGA is a window encoding:
- a CDS encoding TIGR03943 family protein yields the protein MPQNERIGLHGQGIVQAIVLGAWITSFCWLAYGPVDDALLGRFLRSDYWWLVYTAIGIYSAFVVSLAIYPPHQHGRDRFRRSVIQAAILSLPVLYVPLAVTSELSVEAAEKRSLYTARAVVTRPESSEPTRVVQKRKGPDDNPKSDMARVKPSEPTMLDVVSDPDAFEGSDVTVIGMVYRDKKLPSDSFFCYRLLMVCCAADATPIGLIVKWPQTGEMKTGTWVKVTGKVGFTTVEGSSEPAISAVSVEKTSPPKKRFLVSQ
- a CDS encoding permease, with product MAEVAILTFALAMLVVGMVTREPEIGDLAINFVAIILEAMPFMMVGALIGGLIEVFVPEEFVRRTLAGRATSTVFVAAGLGVVFPICECAIVPIVRRLINKGVPLPAAIGFLLAAPIVNPVVAASTWLAYRGNWGMVTTRVVCGYIIAVSVALVLNALFRGQSVALNTAEGPCEDGCCHCVEPFHEGSRSSFLSKILGAVTHARDDFFSIGKYLIIGAFVAALARATIDVVAFRELFASPLLSILAMMGLAVALNLCSETDAFIAAGFRGIFPETAQMAFMVLGPMLDLKLMLANLTMFRSRFVLALSLLTAIAVLIAMMALYYGFGGVPGAAK
- a CDS encoding IscS subfamily cysteine desulfurase; the encoded protein is MNSAIKVCPNKGSRSAICGICPAGCWVRVKFDASGRMCDVTEDSGSELGMICKLGRNSPEIVYSPDRLLHPLKRTGSKGTHEFERISWDEAYDIMVDRLQSIKSAYGPQAAAIYTGRGSFELAECDVFQPQGVAVSSASSVLFPFGSPNTLGVGALCYVSFAMIAPHLTMGGMMISMFSDLENSELIVVWGANPITDSPPLDFYRIMKARERGAEVVVIDPRRTGTAKLTEAQWVPIRPGTDGALALGMCNVLISEELHDESFARNWTHGFDDFSKYVQHFRPEVVETITGVPAKTVTELARRIASARGAAPVMYSGLEYNDSGVQGIRATMVLWALAGQLDVPGGRCFSMTQNQFPMNRKGHVPNPDVRKALGRDRFPVYSAYRGESHAIALPDAVLHGRPYPIKSLIINGGSIITAWPQPAVWRETLAALDFLVCIDRFLTADAAYADLVLPATTYYETESYMTYGPMFRIREKVIEPLGESLPGFFIMAELARRLGYGHLYPQTEQELLRHALDGSGFTLDEVRSGGGTVRAPTVMMQYKKWEKGLLRSDGKPGFETPTGKFEIGSTILEEHGYDPLPVYTEPSEGPLAQPELARRFPLVFNSGSRTSTDFRSQFHGILGLAKERPAPQVTLNAADAQARGISNGDVVEVVSPRGTATFTAYVTDDIVSGAIDADMGGGGPLGSDAWQDCNVNDLTDLDHYDPISGFPVYKALLCDVIKVGDMESRHAFESSEEPASSLMSAAKPETAHVRVYLDHNATTPMDPEVLDVVMRHTRENYGNASSIHKPGNEARMALEAARRSVAQLLNCTARRITFTGGGSEADNLAIKGAAFANMERGRHIITSAIEHPAVLATCRWLENFGFTVTYLGVDANGLVNPSDLKAAITPETILTSIMMANNETGAIQPIPELADIAHSKGVLFHTDAVQAVGKVPIDVDELGVDLLTLSAHKIHGPKGVGALYTRKGVALDPLVHGGKQENNLRAGTENVPGVVGLGKAAELAAQRLPEMRQVREIRDRLESGIRSLVPDCKLNGPVDERLPNTLNLTLPGLRGESVVLALDQKGVALSSGSACRAGSPEPSHALIAMGLSDAEAHCALRFSLGRENTVEEIDRTLELMDRMLKEVSSGIRFVPCR